DNA sequence from the Longimicrobium sp. genome:
CGTATTCGCCTGCGCGTCGGGGAGGATGCCGTTGAGCTCCAGGTTGCCCGTGAACGCGAACTCGCCCGCGGTGGTGAGCCCGGCCGGAGTAAAGTCGTTGAACGCGGGCTTCACGCGGTACGCTCCCACGCGGGTGAACAGCGGCTTGGTGTCCGGCTCCAGGCCGTCTCCGGGACGTCCGCCGCCCACGCACAGGCGCACGCACAGGCACGCCCCCACGTTCTCGCGGCCGGGCTTGTGCCCGTCGGCCTTGTCTTCGTCGATGAGCACCGCGCCCCCCGCGGCCGCCACGTGAAAGTACACGTCGGGTCCGCTGTTCAGCGGCGGCCACGGCGTTTCGACGTTGATGAGGGGCGACAGGAACGTCTTCCGGAAGTCGGCGCGGGAGTAGTGGATGCGGAAGTGCCCGTCGGCGTCCGTGACGGCCGTGCCAAGGGTGTCGTCGGAGATCCAGTCGGCGTCGTACGCCGTCACGGTCAGCCCCGCGGCGCCCTTGCCCGACTTGCAGTCGCCCACCCAGCCGCAGATCACCCACGCGTCGAACAGCGCCCGCAGCGCGCACCAGAAGCGGTGCGGAACGCAATAGCGCCAGTGCCACGACAGCTCCCGTCCCCAGTCCGGCGCCAGCGTGGTCAGGTGCGCCTGCACGCTCTTGCGGCGAACGTCCCCGTTCTGTCCGGGCATGCGCGAAATGACGACGTCCACCTCCACCGGGCCGCCGTCGTAGCGCTTGTCGTCTACCAGCTCGATCGAAAAGCTGCCCTCTTCGTCGGTGTGGCCTTCGGCCAGCAGGCGCGGCTCCTTGGCCTCCACCTGCTCAGCCGTCAGCACGGCGAAGGTGTCCTTGGGACGGGCGGCCACCAGGTCGGCGGCGCGGTCTTCCAGCGGCCGGTACAGGCGCACCCGCACCCGGGCCATGGGCTCGTGGCACTCGTCGCACAGGTAGCCACACAGGCGGCCCTCGAAGCGGTGACTCATGGGGATTTTCTCCGGAAAAGGGTGGTGAGGCGGTGGCGCACGTGCAGAGGCGGGATGTGCCGGTCGCCTGGCCGCGCCACGGCGGCGGTGCTGCGGCAACGCGTGCGCCGGGGTGCTGCAGGATCGCCGGACGGCGCCTGGCACCCGGGCCACCGGAGGGCAGGGAGCGAGCCGCTCGGGGGCCGCCGCGCGTTCTGCCACCCTTAACGTCCTGTTCGTATCTCCACTTGCGTGCACTTGCAGTCGCCGCCTGTTTGCACGCGGCAGAAGGGCGACTGGGGCGTGGATGACGCGGTGGATGGGACGGGAATGCCGCATGGGGGCGCGTCCGCCACTCTACCGCCAATGGCAGTAGAAGGAGACAGAAACAGCCAGAGATACGGAGGAGGCGGACCTCCGATCTCTGGCTGTTTCTGTATCTCGCATCGACCGGGTCCTGCGGGGCCGGATGCGGGACGATCCGCGTGGGTCAGGCGGGATACAGCTGGCGGGTGAACGTCTTGTCCCGCTCGGAAAGCTCGGTGTTCCACCCGACCTCGAACCCGCCGTTCGTCAGCTGCCTGGGAACCGGGTAGTGCATGATGGAGGTGGGATCGTACGCCGAGGCGTTCGTCTGCGAAGCGGCGTACTTGCCGAAGAGCTGGCTGTCTACCTGCTCCTTCGTCCACCCCTGCGTGCTCATGTAGTAGCGGTACGCCGCCGGGCGGTTCCAGGGGATGTTCCCCGCCGGGCTCATGTGCTCGTGGATGAACCCCAGCGCGTGGCCGAACTCGTGGAGCGTCGTGCGCGAGAACTCCGACTCCGCGGTCTGCTCGGTGAACCACCCGTAGTTCATGGTGGGCTTGCTCCTGGAGATCGTCAGCGCGTCGGTTCCCAGGTACGACCACGAACCCTGCCCCGGCGTGCAGGTGATGCGGATCTCGGCGTTGGGATCGGTGCCGAAGCTGAACTTGATGTTGGCGTAGTGCTCCCACTGGTGCGCGTACTTCTCGATCTGCTCGCGTACGCGCGGGGGCGGATTGTCCAGGAACCGCACCCGCAGCGTGCGCCCGGGCTTCCACAGCTTGCCTTTCAGCCCGGCCAGCCGCGCCCCGTCGCCCCCCGTGCCGGGCGGCCCGGAGTTGCGGGCCTGCGCGTTGTCGGCGCGTTCGTCCAGGGCCACCATCTCGGCCTCGCCCTGCAGGGCGGGCGGGAGGACCATCTCGGTGCAGGCGTGGACCTCCTCGATCCGAAGGTTCTCGCCGCCGTCGGCCGCATCGTCGCCGGTCTGCTTCTTCCTCGTCGGCATGATCTGGTTCTCCGATCGAAAGGGTTGATCCGCACG
Encoded proteins:
- a CDS encoding M12 family metallopeptidase, translated to MPTRKKQTGDDAADGGENLRIEEVHACTEMVLPPALQGEAEMVALDERADNAQARNSGPPGTGGDGARLAGLKGKLWKPGRTLRVRFLDNPPPRVREQIEKYAHQWEHYANIKFSFGTDPNAEIRITCTPGQGSWSYLGTDALTISRSKPTMNYGWFTEQTAESEFSRTTLHEFGHALGFIHEHMSPAGNIPWNRPAAYRYYMSTQGWTKEQVDSQLFGKYAASQTNASAYDPTSIMHYPVPRQLTNGGFEVGWNTELSERDKTFTRQLYPA